The Methanocaldococcus infernus ME region AGGGGAAGCTTAGCTCCTAATGGAGCTGTTGTTAAAATCTCAGCAGTGAAGCCAGAGATGTATAAATTTGAAGGAGAGGCAAGAGTTTTTAACAGTGAGGAAGAGGCTGTTAAAGCTATACTAAATGGAGAGATAGAGGGAGGGGAGGTTGTAGTTATAAGATATGAGGGCCCTGCAGGGGGGCCAGGGATGAGGGAAATGTTAGCTCCAACCTCAGCCATCTGTGGGATGGGGTTGGATGATAAAGTGGCATTAGTAACAGATGGTAGATTTAGTGGAGGTAGTAGAGGGCCATGTATTGGCCATGTATCTCCAGAAGCCATGGCTGGAGGGCCAATAGCTATAGTTGAGGATGGAGATCTTATAAAGATAGACATGATCAATAAGAGGTTAGACCTTTCCCTCTCAAAGGAGGAGATTGAAGAAAGATTAAAGAAGTGGAAAAAGCCAGAGTTGAAGGTTAAGAAGGGATGGTTAGCAAGATATGCTAAGTTGGTTAGCTCAGCTGATGAAGGAGCTATCTTAAAATAAAAAATTTTTTGGTGTCTAACTTGTATTTAACAAAGGAAGAGGAGAAAATTTTAGATGGAGAGAGAGGGGAGATTTTAAGAAGGTGTTTGAATCTCTTAGTTTCCCTTGGAGAGATCTATGGAGCTGAGAGGTTAATAGAGATAAGGTCAGCTCAGATCTCAGGAGTTTCTTACAAAACTATTAGAGATGTTGGCTTAGAGTTCATTGAAGACTTAGCCAGGGAAAATGTTAAAGTTAAGGTTATCTCTACCCTAAACCCAGCAGGGATGGACTTAGATAGATGGAGAGATCTTGAAATAAGTGAAGAGTTTGCTGAAAAGCAATTAAGGATTATAAAAGCCTTTGAAAAACTTGGGGTTGAGCTTAGCTGTACTTGCACTCCCTATTTAACTGGCAACATTCCAACCTTTGGAGACCATATAGCTTGGGCTGAAAGCTCAGCTGTAGCCTTTGCCAACTCTGTCTTAGGAGCCAAAACCAACAGAGAAGGAGGCCCATCAGCACTGGCAGCAGCTATATTGGGGAAAACTCCTTACTATGGCTATCACTTAGATGAGAATAGGAAAGCTAACTATATAGTGAAGTTAGAGCTTTCAAAAAATTGGGGAGAAAGCCTTTATGGAGCTTTAGGTTATCTTATAGGAAAGATGGTTAAGAATGGAATCCCTTATTTTGAAAATCTTTATAAGCTTAAGCCAAGCTTAGACAGCTTAAAAAGCTTAGGAGCTTCAATGGCAGCCTCTGGAGGAATAGCTCTATTTCATGCTAAGCATCTAACAGCTGAGGCTAAAGTGAGAGATGTTATTGGAGAGGCTGAGAGGATAGAGATTGATGATAAGGAGATAGAAGAAGCTTACAGTTCTCTCAACTCAACTGAAGATTATGAGCTAATTTGCTTAGGCTGTCCCCACTGTAGCTTAGAAGAGATAAAGAAAGTGGCTAACTTATTAAAAGATAAAAAATTAGATAGGGAACTTTGGGTCTGTACCTCTCTACAAGTAAAGGCTATTGCTGATAGAATGGGATACACCAAAATTATAGAAAAAGCTGGGGGAAAGGTTATAAAAGATACTTGTATGGTTGTAGCTCCAATAGAAGAGCTTGGCTATAAAAGTGTGGCAACAAACTCTGGAAAGGCTTCTGTCTATTTACCAAGCTTCTGTAAAAGTAAGGTTTATTTTTCAGATGTAGAAGATATCCTTAAGCATTAAAATATTTAAAATCTTTTGAAATATATTAAAATTAATTGATTAATCAAAAACTATAAATATTAGTTGAGCCATGTTAAATGTTTGGTGATAACTTGGTAGTAATAAGAGTGTTTGGAACTGGCTGTCAGAAATGTCAAGAAGTTTATGAGAATGTTAAGAAAGCTGTTGAAGAACTTGGAATAGATGCTGAAATTATAAAGGTTACTGATGTTGATGAGATAGCCAACTG contains the following coding sequences:
- a CDS encoding aconitase X; its protein translation is MYLTKEEEKILDGERGEILRRCLNLLVSLGEIYGAERLIEIRSAQISGVSYKTIRDVGLEFIEDLARENVKVKVISTLNPAGMDLDRWRDLEISEEFAEKQLRIIKAFEKLGVELSCTCTPYLTGNIPTFGDHIAWAESSAVAFANSVLGAKTNREGGPSALAAAILGKTPYYGYHLDENRKANYIVKLELSKNWGESLYGALGYLIGKMVKNGIPYFENLYKLKPSLDSLKSLGASMAASGGIALFHAKHLTAEAKVRDVIGEAERIEIDDKEIEEAYSSLNSTEDYELICLGCPHCSLEEIKKVANLLKDKKLDRELWVCTSLQVKAIADRMGYTKIIEKAGGKVIKDTCMVVAPIEELGYKSVATNSGKASVYLPSFCKSKVYFSDVEDILKH
- a CDS encoding MTH895/ArsE family thioredoxin-like protein yields the protein MVVIRVFGTGCQKCQEVYENVKKAVEELGIDAEIIKVTDVDEIANWIYVTPGVAFDDYIIFEGKVPTVEEIKEELKSYLEEKE